A stretch of DNA from Silvanigrella paludirubra:
AATCAATTTTTATTAAAAGGGATTGGGACTCAAAATATAGAAGAACAAATTCAATCTTTAATACCAAATTTAAAAATAGATAGACTAGATAGGGATGTGCTAACAAGTAACACAAAATTAAATGAAATTATAGAAAATTTTCGTATTGGGAATACAGATTGTTTAGTGGGAACTCAAATGCTAGCGAAAGGACATGATTTTCCTAAAGTAACATTGGTCGTTATTCTTCATGTTGAAGATTCTTTATTTTTGCCAGATTTTAGAGCATCTGAAAGAACTTTTCAATTGTTAACTCAAGCCATGGGTCGAGCGGGAAGGGGAGAAAAAAAGGGGACGGTGGTTTTACAGTCTCTAATAATTGGTCATCCTGTTATAGAAATGTCTTTAAATAATAAAGTAGATGATTTTATGAATAGAGAAATTTCATTAAGAAAAATTGGCTTTCATCCTCCATTCTCTAGACAAATATTATTTGAAATAAGACATCGAAATAAAGAAAAAGCCTTAAATTTATCTAATAAACTTAAAGAATATTTAGTTTCACATTGGAAATTAAATCAATTTAATCCTTTAAAAGTAAGACTTGCAGGACCTTATTCTGCAACAATTGAAAAAATAAGAGATGAATTTCGAATGCAACTTTGTATTAGTAGTTCGCGAGATTATCATCCTTTTATCCTTTTTCCAAAGGAAATATCTCATGACAAAGAATTGATATCTTGTTTACGTATTGATGTTGATCCTTACTCTTTTCTTTAGAATATGAAAAAAATTTTCCGATACTGAGAGGAGTATAATTTCCTTTATATAAGATAAATGAAGGGTATGAAATGCCTCAAGCTTCTGAAAATAATAAAAATTCAGAAAGAGTTTGTGTTTTAATCATTGAAGAAAAAGCAGACCTTCGTACTTTTTTTATGGGTGTTTTAACAAAAACGGGAAACTATGAAGTAAAAAATGCGGCGTCTCCTATAGAAGCATTGCAGATTCTTAGTAAAGAAGCAAATACGATCCAAATCATATTATTTGATTGGAATATGAAAGAAATGCCTGGTCATGTCTTTTCACAAAAGATAAAAAATGAAGTGAATTATGATCATATTGAGTTGGTTGTTTGCTCTGCTGCATTTTCCCCGCAAGATTCTTTTTTAATGAGTGAAATTGATATTTATTATACTATGCCCAAGGTTGTAAATGCGTCTGAGTTTTTATTAAAAATGGAAGAAGTTCGTTCCGAATTTATAAATACACAAGCAATTTCTGCAAAACTAAAAGATTTAAAACATTTAATCCATGAGTCAGATATAAAATCCATTGACACTCTTTTTTCAAATTCAGACGTAGAGAAAGAAATTACAAATAATTCAAAATATACTTATTTAGGCGGTGAGGTTCGTATTTTAAAGAAAAAATACGATGAAGCTATCGAATTTTTAAAAAATCATCTCGATAAAAATCGTGAAAATAGACAAAATGAAAATTTAAAGACATTGAGCACTCTTGGAAAAGCTCTTTGTTTAGTTGGTAAGTTTGAAGAAGCTTCTATGATTTATGAAAAATTAGAATCGAAAAGTCCAAATAATTTAGGGCATAAAATTATGCTTGGTGATGCTTTATTAGGTTTAGATGACATTAATGGAGCAGAAAATAAATTTAATGAAGTATTAAATAAAGATCCTTCAAATACAGGAGCTTTAGTTGGCATGATGAAAACGAATTCTGTTAGTGGAAATTTTGATCAGGCTAAATCCTTTTTTGAAAAAATAGAAGGAAATTTTGAAAGTAAATCTTTGGCAAGTTTTTTTAATAATAAAGGCGTTGCTTTAGTTAAAAAAGGAAAAGTGGAAGAAGCGATTTTATTTTATGAAAATGCACTTCAATTCTTCGATAAATTTAAAGCCCATGTTTATTTTAATCTTGGTATGGCATACTATCGTTCCGGTAACATTTCTAGTGCTGTCAGCTGTTTTCAGGCGGCAATGGCTCAAGATGCGAAGTTACTTGAAGAAAAAAATATATTGAAGGAGTTACGAGAAAAAGGTGTTGAAAAATTTATTGCCGATTACAATGAGAATCTTAAATCAAGAAAAAAATAAAAACTTAGTTGTTCTATTCCTTTTTTGTCTTTTTACAATTGCTATATCATGGTTCATTCAATTTACAATTTATTCTGAAGTATCAAAGGGAAAAACATTATATATTTTAATTTCTTTATTAATGATTTCTTGGCTCCCTTTTTTAATTTCTATATTTTTAATAAAAATATTTAGACTATCTTTTGATATGCTATTATTAATCCCCTTGCTCAGTAAAAAAATAATCTGGGGAATTTTAGTTCCCTTATTAGCTGCTGCAATAGGAATTAAGTTGAGTCTTAACATGTCTCAAATAAATTTAATTTCTCCAGATAGCCCTATTTTTCTTTCTGGTGATACAATATACTCAGCTTTAAATATATTTTTATCTGGTTATTTTCCTATTATTCTTTTTTGTGTCGTTGTTTCATTAGGTACAGAGTTATCATTCAGGGCTTTTTTTATAGAGCTCATGAATAAAGCAAAAATAAAAAATTCTTGGCTTTTTGCAGGTTTGATTCAATTTATTGCTTTTGTTCCTTTTTTGTGGTTTGGTTACTTTGGTGGTGGTGAAAGAAACATATTGTATATTATATTTTGGCTTGTTTTATTTCTAAGTCTGTCTGGATTTTATGTTTGGCTTTCTATTTTACCAGCCTGTGATCCGAAAGAAGCAAAAAATAAAAAGCTTAAAATTGAAGCAAAAAGATCTCTTCTCCTTCCCATAATTTCATCTGGCTTATATCTAAATATTTATTATGTAGTTGCTGCAAGGACATTAGTAGAAAATGGAAATTTGTGGATGTCTGGTCCTGCAAATGTTATAACTGTCGTGATATACTTCATCATTACTATTTTTTTGCTCATGACGAAAAGGTTGAAATACTAATATGCCTGGGTACCAAAAAAAAATTTCTGCTTCTTTTTTTTCCTTTAAGAATATTTTTTCAGAGAAATCGAATTCATCAGAAAAAATACTTCAAAAGACAGTTAATAAACAAAAATCGCTTTCATGGATATTTTTTTTAGTTTTTAAAAAGAATATATTTATAGCATCTTTTTTACAAATTGTTTTGCTATCATTAGCCTTAATGTCTCCATTTATTATTAAATATTATCTTGAATTTTTTTTAGTACCAAGTTTTGCTGAAGTAAGTAAAAAACTTTTTTTGTCATCAATGTATTTTTTTGCGTTTGTTTCTCTTTTTCTTTTTGTTTCTTATTTAAAGAAACAGCTATTCATAAATTGGAAAAGAGAGATTGAATATCAGTCCCTAAATATTATGTCACATATATGTTGTTATTCATCAAAAGACCAAAATAATATAATGCTGAATAAATTTAGTGATGAAGATGGGAACTTTTTTTCATATAAATTTATTGATCTTCCTAATGTTTTGTCTTTATTATTTAGTATTCCTGCATTGGTAGTTTCTTTTATTTTTATTTATGTTTTAATGGACAAGCTTTTTTTTATACCAATTTCAATTCTTATGATTATGTTCTTTTTACAAATTCAAAATCAAATTTTTGTTTCAAGAACCATGAAAAAAGTGTTGTTTTTTCTTGAATCAAGAAGTCTTTTATTAAAAAAGATTTTTTTATACGGTAATAGAGTTCATTTGTTAGCAATGGAATCTTTCTTTTTAAGAAAAATAAATTTATTGCAGCAAAATAGTAAAAATATAACGCTAAATATAATAAATCGAATTTCTGCTTCACGTGTTATTTTTTATTATTCTTGTTTTATATTAGCAATTCCTAGTATTGCAATTTATATTTATGTACATCCAAATGCACCATTAACATCCATTGCAACGCTTTTAGTGTTTTTTATATTAGCAGCTCACTTTTACTCAAATATTTTATCATTTTCTTCTCGAATTATAGAGTTAAAAAATAATTATAAGTTATTAAATTCTAATGTAACATTAGTTAAAAATAATGATGTAGAGATAACTCAAGAAGTTAATGAAGAGTTTAATGATTTTGAAGATTTTGTGAATATAAATAAAAAAGTTGTTAAGCAAGAAAAAATTTGGTTTCATAAAGCATCCTTTATGAACGGAAAGGTGATAAACCTTTATAATATTTCATTTGAACAAAAGCAGGGAAATATAACCGCCATTGTAGGGCAACCTAATTCTGGAAAATCCTCTTTTTTAGCAGCATGTGCAGGTGAATTAAAACTAATAAGTGGAGAAAAAAAGTTACCAAATCATTTTGAGATTTTACCTCAAGATATCTCTTTATTTGATGGGACTTTAAGAGAAAATATTATTTTAAATAAAGAATTTGAAGGAAGAAGATATATTGAATCTGTCAGAGCCAGTTTTCTCGAAGAAGAATTAAATTCTTTAGAGGATGGTGATGAAACATACTTAGATACAAAAGAAAATACATTTAGTGAAAGCTTTTTAAGAAAAATTGCAATCGCTCGTATTTTATATGCGAAATCTGAATTTTATTTTTTAGATGAACCATTTCAAAATTTATCTCAACCAGAAATTTCCCACATTTTTAATGAAGGGTTTTTAAAATTATTACACGGTCTAAATCGTGTAATTGTTACTGAAAAATTAGAAATAGCATCCCTATGTGATCACATTGTTGTCATGAGAGATGGAATGATTGTGGAACAAGGAAGTCATAAAGTTCTTATAGAAAAAGCAGGTGTTTATGCAAGACTTCATTATGCTGCAGCAGATTCAAGGCAATTTGGCTTAACCCAAAATCAGTCTAAGACAAAAATTAAATCAAATTTAATTTCTAGTCATGAAAAAAATAAATATTATGATTTCAGTTTTTATGATAAATCAAATGAAATAAAATATATTCGACAAATTTTTAGTTCAACAAAATTCTTTTTTCAATCCTATTTTAAAAATAAAAATTCTTATTTAAGTTTGGGTATAATTCTTCTATCTCAAATATTTATGTGCATAGGGTTTTACTCTTTATTTTCTCATACTATTGCAGAAAAATTTTCAAAAAATATTCAAATAATAATGTTTGTGACAAGTACTTTAATTTCATTAGGTCTTTTTTATCTTTTTCATATAAAAAATGCCATGATTAATCTACTTTTTGGTTCGACAATAGAAAATAAAGTATATAATGTTTTAATTAAAAAATATAAAGATGATCATTCTTTTACAGCAAAATATTTAGATAATTTTTCTAAGGCAAAAGATGATTTATTTGCATCTCTAACTTCATTAATTGTAAGGTTTTCCTATCTTGTGGCAGGATTTGTTTTAATTTCAATTGCAAATGCTTCCGCTTTGTTATTGTTAGTTGCATTTGTTATTTTCACATTTGTTTTTGCATTAGTTAAAAAGGGTTCTTATTTAAGGGCTTATTTTGAAATGCAATCTGAAAAAAATAAGTTAGCTAAATTAACATTTCACTATACAAAATCATTAAAAATTTCTAACTCATTTTTATTTAGAGAGTATTTGTATAAAAAACACAATGATAAAATAAATGAAGTAGATGAGAAAACACGAGAAAAAGATACTTTTATTATACAATTTTTTAAATTTATATCTTTATCACTTGTATTTATAGTAGCTTTATCTGTCGCGTATTATGTTATAAATATTGAAAAAATGTTTATTGGAACAGTAATCATGTCCTTTTTATCTGTGATTTTCTTTTTCCAAGCTTTTGTCAATATTGAAGAGGATTTTAAAAAATTTATTAAATGTATTCCTTATTTTGAAGATTTGATGCGTGCTTCTATTCATTATGATGATATTGAAAATCATTCATGCTCTACTTCTAATTATTGGCCTCAAAAAGGTTCATTAAGAGTCATGTCTTTAACCGTTACTTCTTCTATTGAATACCCCAATCCAATACATAATTTAGATCTTTTTATTCCTCACGGAGCAAGATTTGGCTTTATTACAGATAAAGGTCAAAATAAAACATCTACTTTTTTTGCAAGTTTGCTTTTATTTGTTCCTTTTGATACAGGCACAATTATAATTGATGATGAAGATATTTTAAAATTAAATCCAATTGAACTAAGAGATAAATATACTTATATATCTATGAACTCTTTATTCCCTTTTCTTACGATTCGAGAAAATTTAGATCCTACTGAACAATTTGATGATTCTGAAATATGGTCGGTATTAAATAGAGTTGGTATTGCTCAATCTGTTGCCGTTCTTAGAAATGGTTTAAATACAAAAGTGGATGATCTTCCTAAACAAATGTTATGGTCTGGTGAGATTTTATTTTTCTCATTCGCTAGAGCCATCTTATTTTCAAATAAAATTTTACTTGTGGACAATTTAATTTTACCTGAAGAAATGGAATTAAGGATTATAGATCTTTTATCCACAGAATTTAAAGATGTAACCGTTATTTTTTCAATTCATTTGAAATCAAAACTTCTTTCTATTTGTGACGATGTAGCTCGTTTTGATAAAGGAATATTACGAAGAGCTACAATTGAAAAATTGAATTACACAAATATAAATTCCCATGGGGATATTTCAGAATTGACAAAATAAACAGAAACTAAAATTAGTATAGAATTATTGCTGAAAATTAAATTTGCTTAAGAATTACGCTCCAATAACTTAAAAAATATATCACTTTAAATGCTATAAAGTGACAAATACTCTTTTATAAGAATAATTTTTTATTATAAGTTTTATAAATATCTAATAATAAAGAAAATAAATTTTGGCATATATATTGCTTTTTGAAAAGAACTGATTTTTATGTTTCTTTAACTCACAAGGCAAGAAGGATTTTGTCATGTTTATTTTAAATTATGTTACGAATAGTAAATTTTATTTTACTCAGGGACTTTCTGTTAGTTTATCAAAATATGAAAAGAAATTTAAAAATCAAGGTTCTCTAGAAAATACAAAAGTAATTAGTGAGGGGGGGTGTGCCGCTTTTGTTTTGTATTTTATGAAATATTTTCAAAATTTTGGGAAAATAAATACAGATATTTTAATCTTAAATATAAAAAAAGAATTAACAAATTCAGATGTTATTATGCCTAATGTCTATTTTTGGATGGGATTGCAGCATTTGATTTTTGATAATTTTAAGACTCCTATATCCTGTCCTAAAAGTTATATGCCTGAAAAAGATCTTAAAGTTATCCATTTGAAAAATACTATAGATGAACGCACTAATGCAAATAATGAAAAGTTAACAAAAGCGGTAAGAATTAAAACTCAAGAATTGAATTTTAAAAGCTTATTTGAAAAATTTAAAAATGATAAATCGGTAAATTTTAATTTTGAGCAGTACAATTATCTTTCAAAAATCAAGTCCAAAGAATATGAAACCGCTTTAAATTCAACCGAAAAAGATTTAAAAGAAATTAATATATTACAATCTCAATATGATTCAAAAATGAATTTTATTAAAGATTCTTTGAAAGCCCATACAGGCAATAATTCAGCAGATTATTCTCTATTATTTGAATTATTATTTATTATGAAAAATGCTATAAGTTGGAAATATAATTCTTCACTTGATAATGTTGAAAACGTTCAAGATGTATTTAAATTAATTGATCAACACCACCAAATATTAACTAGCTCAAATAAAAAAGATATGGCAATTTGCTTTAATACAGGTATAACTTTTAAAAAAGATGCTCATCAAATCTGTTTTATTATAACGAATGAGCCTAAAAATCAATTTTTAATATTTGATCCAAATTTTGGTTTATTTTCATTTAAAAATATAAATTCCTTTTATAAAGCAATTAAAGATTTAACTCAAGGGTTTTTAGCTTATAAAACAATCAAATATGAATTAAATGTTTATTATCTAAATGCTTAATTTTAAGAAATTTAAGATTTATTTCTATCTCCGAAAATTGCTGTTCCCATTCTTAACATAGTGCTTCCACACTCAATAGCTAATTCATAATCAGAGCTCATTCCTAAAGAAATAATTGGTTTCTGGTTTTGAGGATTATTATAAAAAACATTCCATAATTTTTTTGAATTTTCAACAAATGTATAATATAAATCTTTTCTTTTATTATGTTCTATTTCAGCTGGACCAATTCCCATAAATCCTTTCAGTAAAAGTTTTTTACTTTGTGAAATAAAGTCTAAAAGTTCATTTGTTTTTTCAATTTGTATTCCAGATTTATTTTTATCATTTATGTCTATTTGTAATTGAACTAAAATATTTAATTTAGAATTGAGTTGTGATTTATTTTCAATTTCTTTTGCTAAAGATAAGCTATCAAGTGACTGTAAGCAGTGAACATTATCATTAATAAATTTGGCTTTATTATTTTGAAGGTGTCCAATGATATGCCATTTTAGATCGGGTAAGTTTGGTTTTAATAAATCGCTTTTCTTTTGCCATTCTTGTATATAATTTTCCCCAAAATGTGCTAATCCATTCAAATAAGCTTCTTGAATTTTATTCGCTTCATGAAATTTACTTACGGCAATAAGTTCAATATCAGATGTATTACGGTTGTGCTTATTACATAATATATTAATTTTATTTTTTATATCTTCAATATTTTTTTTTATAAGTTCAGACATTTTAAAGGCCTTATTAAATATTTTGCATTATTTTAATGGTCAAATGAGGAAAAAGATTCCACACCAGCAAAATGTTTAAGATCCATTAAAACTTCACTTAATGGCAATCCCATTACATTTGTATAGCTTCCACTTATACTATGAATGAATCCCATTGCTCTGCCTTGAATCCCATATGCACCTGACTTATCAAATGGTTCTTTTGTTTTAATGTAAGAGTTAATTTCATTTTCAGAGAGAACTCGAAAAGTAACAAATGTTTCGACAATTCTTGAAATAAGTTCTTTGTTATTTTGAAAAATACAATAACTACTCAACACTAAATGGGTATTACCAGATAAATTTTGGAGCATTTCACGGGCTTGATTTTCATTTAAAGGTTTTTCAAGTATTTTATCATCTTTAGTAACAACAATTGTATCTGCACTTAAAATAAACTCATTTTGATTATATTTCTTACAAACAGCAAGGCCTTTTTCTTTTGCATTACGCTGTACATAATCATGGCCTCCTTCATTTTCTTTTGGTTTTTCATCAATATTTGCAACATTTATTTCAAATGGAATCCCACTTGCTTGAAACATTTCTTTTCTTCTAGGTGAGCTACTTGCGAGGATAATTTTTTTATTTTCTTTGCTAATCATAAAATACCGCCAAATCCTTAACTCTAAAAAAGTACATACGCAGTTATTGCGTTTAAAATAACAATATATGGCATAACTCATTTTATACCAATAAGATGCTTTTACGGGGGATAGAGTGTTTCAAGGCAAACGATTTGCTTCTATTCTTACACCTGAACAGACAGACTCAGGATTAGCGGAAGAGTTGAAAAATGAAGCAACTGAATTATATGAGAGATTAGCGGCTCTTTGTCAGGGGTTTCAAGAACATCTCATCGCAAATGAAGAGGTTCCTTTAGAAGAAAGTCAAGAGTTATTCAGAACTCTTCATACTCTAAAAGGACTATCCCAAATGGCAAATCTCACTGAGATGGTTGCCATGGCACATGCCGTTGAAGATTATATTGAATTCGTCCGTTCAGAAAAAGTAAAACTAGTTAAAGAA
This window harbors:
- a CDS encoding response regulator, with protein sequence MPQASENNKNSERVCVLIIEEKADLRTFFMGVLTKTGNYEVKNAASPIEALQILSKEANTIQIILFDWNMKEMPGHVFSQKIKNEVNYDHIELVVCSAAFSPQDSFLMSEIDIYYTMPKVVNASEFLLKMEEVRSEFINTQAISAKLKDLKHLIHESDIKSIDTLFSNSDVEKEITNNSKYTYLGGEVRILKKKYDEAIEFLKNHLDKNRENRQNENLKTLSTLGKALCLVGKFEEASMIYEKLESKSPNNLGHKIMLGDALLGLDDINGAENKFNEVLNKDPSNTGALVGMMKTNSVSGNFDQAKSFFEKIEGNFESKSLASFFNNKGVALVKKGKVEEAILFYENALQFFDKFKAHVYFNLGMAYYRSGNISSAVSCFQAAMAQDAKLLEEKNILKELREKGVEKFIADYNENLKSRKK
- a CDS encoding ATP-binding cassette domain-containing protein → MPGYQKKISASFFSFKNIFSEKSNSSEKILQKTVNKQKSLSWIFFLVFKKNIFIASFLQIVLLSLALMSPFIIKYYLEFFLVPSFAEVSKKLFLSSMYFFAFVSLFLFVSYLKKQLFINWKREIEYQSLNIMSHICCYSSKDQNNIMLNKFSDEDGNFFSYKFIDLPNVLSLLFSIPALVVSFIFIYVLMDKLFFIPISILMIMFFLQIQNQIFVSRTMKKVLFFLESRSLLLKKIFLYGNRVHLLAMESFFLRKINLLQQNSKNITLNIINRISASRVIFYYSCFILAIPSIAIYIYVHPNAPLTSIATLLVFFILAAHFYSNILSFSSRIIELKNNYKLLNSNVTLVKNNDVEITQEVNEEFNDFEDFVNINKKVVKQEKIWFHKASFMNGKVINLYNISFEQKQGNITAIVGQPNSGKSSFLAACAGELKLISGEKKLPNHFEILPQDISLFDGTLRENIILNKEFEGRRYIESVRASFLEEELNSLEDGDETYLDTKENTFSESFLRKIAIARILYAKSEFYFLDEPFQNLSQPEISHIFNEGFLKLLHGLNRVIVTEKLEIASLCDHIVVMRDGMIVEQGSHKVLIEKAGVYARLHYAAADSRQFGLTQNQSKTKIKSNLISSHEKNKYYDFSFYDKSNEIKYIRQIFSSTKFFFQSYFKNKNSYLSLGIILLSQIFMCIGFYSLFSHTIAEKFSKNIQIIMFVTSTLISLGLFYLFHIKNAMINLLFGSTIENKVYNVLIKKYKDDHSFTAKYLDNFSKAKDDLFASLTSLIVRFSYLVAGFVLISIANASALLLLVAFVIFTFVFALVKKGSYLRAYFEMQSEKNKLAKLTFHYTKSLKISNSFLFREYLYKKHNDKINEVDEKTREKDTFIIQFFKFISLSLVFIVALSVAYYVINIEKMFIGTVIMSFLSVIFFFQAFVNIEEDFKKFIKCIPYFEDLMRASIHYDDIENHSCSTSNYWPQKGSLRVMSLTVTSSIEYPNPIHNLDLFIPHGARFGFITDKGQNKTSTFFASLLLFVPFDTGTIIIDDEDILKLNPIELRDKYTYISMNSLFPFLTIRENLDPTEQFDDSEIWSVLNRVGIAQSVAVLRNGLNTKVDDLPKQMLWSGEILFFSFARAILFSNKILLVDNLILPEEMELRIIDLLSTEFKDVTVIFSIHLKSKLLSICDDVARFDKGILRRATIEKLNYTNINSHGDISELTK
- a CDS encoding YggS family pyridoxal phosphate-dependent enzyme; its protein translation is MSELIKKNIEDIKNKINILCNKHNRNTSDIELIAVSKFHEANKIQEAYLNGLAHFGENYIQEWQKKSDLLKPNLPDLKWHIIGHLQNNKAKFINDNVHCLQSLDSLSLAKEIENKSQLNSKLNILVQLQIDINDKNKSGIQIEKTNELLDFISQSKKLLLKGFMGIGPAEIEHNKRKDLYYTFVENSKKLWNVFYNNPQNQKPIISLGMSSDYELAIECGSTMLRMGTAIFGDRNKS
- a CDS encoding Maf family protein; the encoded protein is MISKENKKIILASSSPRRKEMFQASGIPFEINVANIDEKPKENEGGHDYVQRNAKEKGLAVCKKYNQNEFILSADTIVVTKDDKILEKPLNENQAREMLQNLSGNTHLVLSSYCIFQNNKELISRIVETFVTFRVLSENEINSYIKTKEPFDKSGAYGIQGRAMGFIHSISGSYTNVMGLPLSEVLMDLKHFAGVESFSSFDH